A single region of the Salicibibacter cibi genome encodes:
- a CDS encoding 2,4'-dihydroxyacetophenone dioxygenase family protein has protein sequence MSTDLNAFAEKVGLPDMAIDLEEIPWVPQSDRVWFKPVRFNLQSGQWINLLYVKPGGIVNRHRHTGGQVLAYTLQGQWRYLERDWIAKPGTFVYEPPGDIHTLTVDGDEPMITLFMLEGSIQYIDDKDEMTYQDDVFSKYQLYLNYCKEHNIIEQNLLY, from the coding sequence ATGTCCACAGATTTGAATGCTTTTGCAGAAAAAGTTGGATTGCCCGATATGGCCATTGATCTTGAAGAAATACCTTGGGTCCCTCAAAGTGACCGAGTATGGTTTAAACCAGTGCGCTTTAACCTGCAAAGCGGTCAATGGATTAATTTGTTGTATGTGAAGCCCGGCGGCATTGTCAATCGTCATCGGCATACCGGCGGCCAAGTACTCGCTTACACTCTCCAAGGTCAATGGCGGTATTTGGAAAGAGATTGGATAGCTAAACCCGGAACCTTTGTATATGAACCACCTGGTGACATCCATACATTAACAGTCGATGGAGATGAACCGATGATCACACTTTTTATGTTAGAAGGTAGTATTCAATATATTGATGATAAAGATGAAATGACTTATCAAGACGATGTTTTTAGCAAATATCAGTTATACTTGAACTACTGTAAAGAACATAACATTATAGAACAAAAC
- a CDS encoding SDR family NAD(P)-dependent oxidoreductase, whose translation MELSMPIALVTGGASGLGLSVATRLASENNRVVILDIKSEEGNHAVQKLASRGHAVTFKKVDVTDKDQINATVDEIYQQFGSIDFLVNAAGIINRVNAIDVTEEHLEDIMTVNVNGTIYACQAVFKYMSRQKKGSIVNFRSMLSHYGSKNLLPYAASKGAIAQVTKSLAVDWAEHHIRVNAVSPGYIETNLSHGATKDPDFKERILSRTPQGRFGKPEEVAAVVSFCLSDHASFVTGADIPIDGGILAGDPSLYPPA comes from the coding sequence TTGGAACTTTCAATGCCGATCGCTTTGGTGACCGGCGGCGCTTCTGGCTTAGGGCTTTCTGTTGCTACAAGGCTCGCGTCTGAGAATAATCGGGTTGTTATTCTCGACATCAAATCAGAAGAAGGGAACCATGCGGTTCAAAAACTTGCATCACGTGGGCACGCTGTTACTTTTAAGAAAGTGGATGTCACCGATAAAGATCAAATAAACGCGACAGTTGACGAGATTTATCAGCAATTTGGCAGTATTGATTTTTTGGTTAACGCCGCAGGTATTATTAACCGTGTAAATGCCATTGATGTAACGGAGGAGCATCTAGAAGATATTATGACCGTAAATGTAAACGGTACCATTTATGCTTGTCAGGCTGTATTTAAATATATGAGCCGGCAAAAAAAAGGGTCGATTGTAAATTTCAGATCCATGCTTTCACATTATGGGAGTAAAAACTTGTTGCCCTATGCAGCTTCTAAAGGCGCTATAGCCCAAGTAACAAAATCGCTTGCCGTTGATTGGGCTGAACACCATATCAGAGTAAATGCAGTCAGCCCCGGCTATATTGAAACTAACCTTTCACATGGGGCAACGAAGGATCCTGATTTTAAAGAAAGAATATTATCCCGGACCCCTCAAGGGCGGTTTGGCAAACCTGAGGAAGTCGCTGCTGTTGTGTCTTTCTGTCTCTCCGACCATGCCAGTTTCGTTACCGGAGCAGACATCCCTATTGATGGCGGGATATTAGCGGGAGACCCATCCTTGTATCCCCCTGCGTAA